The stretch of DNA TTCCTTATCCAGCAGTTCGCTCACTTGTAGCGGTAGACGATCCGGCCGCGGGTCAGGTCGTAAGGGCTCAGCTCCACGATCACCCGGTCCTCGGGGAGGATTCGGATGTAGTGCTGTCGCATCTTGCCCGAGATGTGGGCGAGCACTTTGTGTCCGTTGGTCAGCTCGACGCGGAACATCGCGTTGGGCAGAGCCTCGAGCACAGAGCCCTCGATCTCGATTACGCCGTCCTTCTTGGCCATATCCTCACTTCACTACACGCAGCGTTCTGCGGGTCTCGCGGTTAGAGTCGGTGCACGTGCTCGTACCCATGACCGGGAGACCGGTCGGGAGAGAAGCGGCCAACGAAGTCAGCCAGCGCACCAACGGGATATCCTATGCGAACTTCGGGCGCGCCGCCACCCGGCGTGTCTGCTCACGGCGTAGGGTTCCCGCTCCTCGCGGTCCGCGTGAAGTCGGCTGCGCGATCCGCCGCCTCGGCGAGGTTCTGCGCGTGCGTGCGCCCGCTGATCTTCGCCCGCGGCTTCAGCTCGTGCTCACCGTCGGGCAGGAAGCGCAGTTCGATCGAGTCCGACAGCGTGTAGCCGCCGACCTCGACCTCGGTGCCGAACGGATCGCGGGTGCCCTGGCAGATCAGCGTCGGGGTGCGCAGGGTCTCGAGGTGCGCGGTCCGAAGCTTCCCGGGTGCCCCCGGCGGGTGGAACGGGTACCCGAAGCAGACGACCGCGCTCACCGACCCCGCGTCTCGGAGCTCGTCGGCGACCATGGTCGCCACCCGGCCGCCCATCGACTTGCCGCCGATCACGACGGGGCTGCTCGATGCGGCGGCCACCTCGGCGACGACCTCGCGGTAGTCGTCCATGAGCGTCTCCGCCTTGGGCGCCGGCCTGCGCACGCCCGCCCGTCTTCCCGCCATGTAGGGGAACTCGAACCGGACGACGCGCACTCCGCGATCGACGAGGAGGCCGGTCATCCGCTCCATCCAGTCGGAGTCCATCGGCGCACCGGCACCGTGCGCGAGAACGAGCACGGGGGCGTCGCCGGCTCCCGACGACATCAGTTCGGCGGCCATGCGCGTAAGCCTAGGGACGACTCAGCGATGCGGCACCGGGTCGAGCTGGAGCCGCTCCCCCATCACCCGGACCGCGTCGGGGCTCTCGTCGACGAGGACGAAGCGGCGGCCGAGCTCGCGCGCGGCGGCCCCGGTGGTGCCGCTGCCGCCGAAGAAGTCGAGCACCCAGTCGCCGCGCTCGCTGCTCGCGGCGACGATGCGGCGCAGCACCCCGAGGGGCTTCTGAGTCGGATATCCGGTCTTCTCCCGCCCGGTCGGCGACACGATGGTGTGCCACCAGACGTCGGTCGGCAGCTTGCCGAGCGCCGCCTTCTCGGCGGTGACGAGGCCGGGCGCCATGTACGGCTCCCGGTCGACCTCGGCCGAATCGAAGACGTAATTCGTCGGGTCCTTCACGTAGACGAGGATGTTGTCGTGCTTGGCGGGCCAGCGGCCCTTCGCGCGTCCGCCGTAGTCGTAGGCCCAGATGATCTCGTTGAGGAAGCTGTCGCGGCCGAAGAGCGCGTCGAGCAGCACCTTCGCGTAATGCACCTCGCGGTAGTCGAGGTGCAGGTAGAGGGTGCCGTCGGGGGCGAGCAGGCGCCACGCTTCCTCGAGCCGGGGCTCGAGGAAGTCCCAGTACTCGGCGAACGAGTCGGCGTAGCGGAGGGTCGCGCCGCGCACGGTCTCGTAGCTGCGGCCCTTGAAGCCGACCCTGGTGCCCTCCTCGGAGCGCACCGCGGTGATCGATCGCCGCGTCTGCTGCTTGCCCGTGTTGAACGGCGGGTCGATGTAGATGAGCCGGAAGCTCTCGTCCGGCAGGGTGCGCAGGAACCCGAGGTTCTCGGAGTGCACGACGAGGTCGGGGCCGTCGGGTGACCACACCGAGCCCTGCGGTTCCGGACTCGGCTGGGGAAGGCTCACGGGCTCAAGATTAAGGCCGACCCTCGCAGCCGATCGGTGCAGGCGAGCGTGTCGCCTCACCGGGGCTGCGAGGGCCGGCCTCGCGGAAGTGCCGCCCTACCGGTGCGCGCGGGCCGATCCGATGGCGGTGGCGATCGGGGCGATGAGCGGGTTCGACGCGTCGAGGCCGGTCAGCCGGACGGCGAGCTCCTGCGCCGGTGCGTCCCCTGCCAGCAGTGCCTGCAGCTCGACGCTCTCCGGGTCCTCCGGCACGTCGAAGCGCAGGGCCGCGGCGACGGCGCGCACCAGCGCGTCGGCGGGCAGGCCACGCTCGACGAGTTCGGCGGCGGGACCGATGAAGCGCTCGTGCCGACTCAGTTTGCGCAGCGGGGCGCGCCCGACTCGCACCGGGGTGTCGGAGAGGTACGGGTTCGCGAACCGGGTGAGGTTCTTCTCGAGGTACTTCTCCTGCTGCTCCATCGGGAAGCCATACTTGGCGACGAGCAGCGTCTTGGTCTCCTCGAGCACCGCCTTGACCTCCTCGAACACCTCGGGCAGCTCGAGCGCGTCGGCG from Herbiconiux sp. L3-i23 encodes:
- a CDS encoding alpha/beta fold hydrolase, with the translated sequence MAAELMSSGAGDAPVLVLAHGAGAPMDSDWMERMTGLLVDRGVRVVRFEFPYMAGRRAGVRRPAPKAETLMDDYREVVAEVAAASSSPVVIGGKSMGGRVATMVADELRDAGSVSAVVCFGYPFHPPGAPGKLRTAHLETLRTPTLICQGTRDPFGTEVEVGGYTLSDSIELRFLPDGEHELKPRAKISGRTHAQNLAEAADRAADFTRTARSGNPTP
- the infA gene encoding translation initiation factor IF-1, encoding MAKKDGVIEIEGSVLEALPNAMFRVELTNGHKVLAHISGKMRQHYIRILPEDRVIVELSPYDLTRGRIVYRYK
- a CDS encoding site-specific DNA-methyltransferase translates to MSLPQPSPEPQGSVWSPDGPDLVVHSENLGFLRTLPDESFRLIYIDPPFNTGKQQTRRSITAVRSEEGTRVGFKGRSYETVRGATLRYADSFAEYWDFLEPRLEEAWRLLAPDGTLYLHLDYREVHYAKVLLDALFGRDSFLNEIIWAYDYGGRAKGRWPAKHDNILVYVKDPTNYVFDSAEVDREPYMAPGLVTAEKAALGKLPTDVWWHTIVSPTGREKTGYPTQKPLGVLRRIVAASSERGDWVLDFFGGSGTTGAAARELGRRFVLVDESPDAVRVMGERLQLDPVPHR